From the genome of Nasonia vitripennis strain AsymCx chromosome 1, Nvit_psr_1.1, whole genome shotgun sequence, one region includes:
- the LOC103317483 gene encoding uncharacterized protein LOC103317483 has protein sequence MLSKLAFSAFSILVLLGSWISSTAALDSVVRSLSKNWTLPAKSRDEINIKAGNLLPIVVKDENGVLYMTCQQFNAESTVLCKVTLERWPFEDGAYETTCDGVEISAVQDLRDLSDISLYSLAPDKVLIVHTRYEDMSNNFEENFNLTILDMADCTTASLDGYGNSFNSMPVLHRDHFAMIFKAGKYCTAEQACKVSLDFEGKRINDSQPFDAGRNNLLLLPVSYDSPELGYYSFNFTDEPNTFRFSYVSWSGQEKLLLTDSNDVIPTKIGHSNAHELHGVCWIHHDGSSWARCAQFDTEKLRMNVTVKLPGMAQWLAVHNLDDGSGILLATGDTVRRRGKSADAPHFCEGFRLQRIRSDGTKYESLCISGSELQSINFHSYFEAQIIEKGSAFCVIWVVRDENRDTLSLLYERKCIPKKYL, from the coding sequence ATGCTTTCAAAGCTTGCCTTCTCAGCCTTCTCGATCTTGGTTTTGCTCGGGAGTTGGATTAGTAGCACCGCAGCCTTGGATTCGGTGGTGAGGAGTTTATCGAAAAACTGGACTCTACCGGCCAAATCTCGAGACGAGATCAATATAAAAGCAGGGAATTTGCTTCCGATCGTTGTCAAGGACGAGAACGGCGTCCTCTACATGACCTGTCAGCAGTTCAATGCAGAATCCACGGTGTTGTGTAAGGTGACGCTGGAAAGGTGGCCTTTTGAGGACGGAGCCTACGAAACCACTTGCGACGGCGTGGAGATATCTGCCGTGCAAGATCTGCGCGATCTCTCGGACATTTCACTCTACTCCCTCGCGCCTGACAAAGTGCTTATAGTGCACACGCGGTACGAGGACATGTCAAACAACTTTgaagaaaatttcaatttgaCCATTCTCGATATGGCCGATTGCACCACCGCGAGTCTCGATGGCTACGGCAATTCGTTCAACTCGATGCCCGTACTGCACCGAGATCACTTTGCGATGATTTTCAAAGCCGGAAAATATTGCACTGCTGAGCAGGCCTGCAAAGTTAGTTTGGATTTCGAGGGAAAGCGAATCAATGATTCCCAACCTTTCGACGCTGGCAGAAACAATTTGCTACTGCTGCCAGTGTCGTACGATTCGCCGGAACTGGGATACTACTCGTTCAACTTTACGGACGAGCCCAATACTTTTCGATTCAGTTACGTCAGTTGGTCTGGTCAGGAGAAGCTGCTCCTAACCGACTCGAACGATGTGATCCCGACGAAGATAGGGCACTCGAATGCTCACGAACTTCATGGCGTTTGTTGGATACATCATGACGGCTCGAGTTGGGCGCGCTGTGCTCAATTCGATACGGAAAAATTGAGGATGAACGTGACTGTCAAGTTGCCCGGAATGGCACAATGGCTGGCAGTTCATAATTTAGACGACGGATCGGGCATTCTTCTGGCTACGGGTGACACTGTCAGAAGGAGAGGCAAGTCTGCAGATGCGCCACATTTCTGCGAAGGATTTCGACTGCAGAGAATCCGATCTGACGGAACAAAATACGAGTCGCTGTGTATCTCTGGTTCCGAACTGCAGAGTATCAACTTTCATAGTTACTTCGAAGCACAGATAATCGAGAAGGGAAGTGCCTTTTGCGTCATTTGGGTCGTCAGGGACGAGAATAGAGATACATTATCTCTGCTGTATGAAAGAAAATGTATACCGAAGAAATACCTTTAA
- the LOC100114958 gene encoding AF4/FMR2 family member 4, with translation MNEVRQNWPSLKTPRSSIVVSGNSTWYDVPAPTIVHNRQFAEEEALYQNDVEAKLNGLNREQQQQQQQQQQQQQQQQQNGKKRHSSSIELTAATSVKTDADGVPTITFSFFRTDEAAPSAQQPRPDADADETEAAGAALSAADQLYDFPRSSRPDAAIGEQPPVDRQASEPAQVQQQAEEIYDAVQVGSGDRSPETSCSSKSGGWKGRRSSLKWRRSLGKLEDLVRPAAGHSGSHSDSEAPAESSGGRRWPAQRRLGKAWGRMRTWLSEERSKIGEVVARHARAQAVGARLDDVSEESLAGGIGAQSGSYDLTRARLRSQEDGCRLPMVEEFGLAAAASVDELDGCEDERPSRPHLHPAIKKTASSDDILAEDAARERLPPATSYSLERLCSDDEEPDKLGEDSESRQDRTGPKKAQQQRRFGRGGLIKRRMLGSIRGLIASTHLLNELAEESGPGGFEEVRRYVKQGGDFCKELAAILHERAELEANYAKGLSKLSGKLTKACAKDQGGNGSGGVSEAWRCVGEEMEAAAEAHRAWGSALGEQLAKPLRVGVAEVQGRTRKSIENSVDKASKSLQEWRTVAAKTKKQSFACARENERLQDLARLQSISQTHQQHQQQHQLQSNNKLASSGHHMTEKEASKLETRRRKAEDSARRADTEFYTVTVRAERARLEYECTVRKAAKQMELLEEERLSALKDLANVYLAHLQALAPKLQQSADRLSQPIRSCSVSQDVEILKNLIRRIDSNDSSSTEQLLPDFYAEHVTLAMNRERRKQALVRVLHLIRQDLERERRGREGLETLHRAFIKTPAFAADESAQNVSDKLLHMRSMLTYLEAARYKVGGALSELEGGKRGKHPLAEHILVSRDKQGLQQSVLKVPSWAKNEPFELQDASDGELEVLQLSKDSESEQRDWADRTAGDGNSENPPDEEDFSDFDEFSSNSEDNNQQDVDSADVSSVAGKTDDGLERCRAIYQYTANLNDELTLTPGDLITVHEKQADGWWIGECRGRTGIFPATYVQVIH, from the exons ATGAACGAGGTGCGCCAGAACTGGCCGAGCCTGAAGACGCCGCGCAGCTCGATCGTCGTCTCGGGCAACTCGACCTGGTACGACGTGCCGGCGCCGACGATCGTCCACAACCGGCAGTTCGCCGAGGAGGAGGCGCTCTACCAGAACGACGTCGAGGCCAAGCTCAACGGCCTGAACagggagcagcagcagcagcagcagcagcagcagcagcagcagcagcagcagcagcagaatgGCAAGAAGCGGCACAGCTCGAGCATCGAGCTCACGGCGGCGACGAGCGTCAAGACCGACGCGGACGGCGTGCCCACCATCACCTTCAGCTTCTTCCGCACGGACGAGGCGGCGCCGTCGGCCCAGCAGCCCAGGCCCGACGCCGACGCCGACGAGACTGAGGCGGCCGGCGCGGCGCTGAGCGCGGCCGACCAGCTCTACGACTTTCCGCGCAGCTCGCGCCCCGACGCCGCGATCGGCGAGCAGCCGCCAGTCGATCGGCAGGCTTCGGAGCCCGCGCAAGTGCAGCAGCAGGCGGAGGAGATCTACGACGCGGTGCAGGTCGGCAGCGGCGATCGTTCCCCGGAGACGAGCTGCTCGTCCAAGAGCGGCGGCTGGAAGGGCCGGCGGAGCTCGCTCAAGTGGCGGCGCAGCCTCGGCAAGCTCGAGGACCTGGTGCGGCCCGCGGCGGGCCACTCGGGCTCGCACTCGGACTCGGAGGCGCCCGCGGAGTCCAGCGGGGGCCGCAGGTGGCCGGCGCAGCGCAGGCTCGGCAAGGCCTGGGGCAGGATGCGCACCTGGCTCAGCGAGGAGCGCAGCAAGATCGGCGAGGTGGTGGCGCGGCACGCGCGGGCCCAGGCCGTGGGCGCGAGGCTCGACGACGTGAGCGAGGAGTCGCTCGCCGGCGGCATCGGGGCCCAGAGCGGCTCCTACGACCTGACCCGGGCCCGGCTGCGCAGCCAGGAGGACGGCTGCCGGCTGCCCATGGTCGAGGAGTTCGGCCTGGCGGCCGCGGCCAGCGTGGACGAGCTCGACGGCTGCGAGGACGAGCGGCCCAGCCGGCCGCACCTGCACCCGGCCATCAAGAAGACCGCCAGCTCGGACGACATCCTCGCGGAGGACGCGGCTCGCGAGCGGCTGCCGCCCGCCACCTCCTACAGCCTCGAGAGGCTCTGCTCCGACGACGAGGAGCCGGACAAGCTCGGCGAGGACTCCGAGTCCCGGCAGGACAGGACCGGGCCCAAGAAGgcccagcagcagcgacgctTCGGCAGAGGCGGCCTCATCAAGCGGAGAATGCTCGGCTCGATCAGGGGCCTCATAGCCTCGACCCATCTACTGAACGAGCTCGCCGAGGAG AGCGGACCAGGCGGTTTCGAGGAGGTGCGGAGGTACGTCAAACAGGGCGGCGACTTTTGCAAGGAGCTCGCCGCTATTCTGCACGAAAG GGCTGAATTGGAAGCGAACTATGCCAAAGGACTCAGTAAATTAAGTGGGAAGCTGACCAAGGCCTGCGCGAAGGATCAAG GTGGCAACGGCAGCGGAGGCGTCAGCGAGGCATGGCGCTGCGTCGGCGAGGAGATGGAGGCCGCGGCCGAGGCGCACAGGGCCTGGGGAAGCGCCCTCGGCGAACAGCTCGCTAAGCCGCTCAGG GTGGGCGTAGCGGAGGTGCAGGGCCGGACGCGCAAATCCATCGAGAACTCGGTGGACAAGGCGTCCAAGTCGCTGCAGGAGTGGCGCACGGTCGCGGCCAAGACGAAGAAGCAGAgcttcgcgtgcgcgcgcgagaacgagcggctCCAGGACCTGGCGCGACTCCAGTCCATCAGCCAGACGcaccagcagcaccagcagcagcaccagctgCAGAGCAACAACAAGCTCGCGAGCAGCGGCCACCACATGACCGAGAAGGAGGCGAGCAAGCTCGAGACGCGCCGGCGCAAGGCCGAGGACTCGGCGAGGCGCGCCGACACCGAGTTCTACACCGTCACCGTCAGGGCCGAGCGCGCCAGGCTCGAGTACGAGTGCACCGTCCGGAAGGCCGCCAAGCAGATGGAGCTGCTCGAGGAGGAGCGGCTCAGCGCGCTCAAAGACCTGGCCAACGTCTACCTGGCGCACCTGCAGGCGCTCGCCCCCAAGCTCCAGCAG AGCGCCGACAGGCTGTCGCAGCCGATCCGCAGCTGCAGCGTCTCCCAGGACGTGGAGATCCTGAAGAACCTGATCCGGAGGATTGACAGCAACGACTCGTCCAGCACCGAGCAGCTCCTGCCGGATTTCTACGCGGAGCACGTGACGCTGGCGATGAACCGCGAGCGCAGGAAGCAGGCCCTCGTCCGGGTGCTGCACCTCATCAGACAGGACCTCGAGCGCGAGAGGCGAGGCAGGGAGGGCCTCGAGACGCTGCACCGGGCCTTCATCAAGACGCCGGCCTTCGCTGCCGACGAGAGCGCGCAGAACGTCTCCGACAAGCTGCTGCAC ATGCGTTCGATGCTAACGTATCTGGAAGCCGCGAGGTACAAGGTCGGCGGCGCACTCTCCGAACTGGAAGGCGGAAAGAGAGGAAAACACCCTCTGGCCGAGCACATCCTGGTCTCCAGAGACAAGCAAGGACTGCAACAAAGCGTGCTCAAG GTTCCCTCTTGGGCCAAGAACGAACCGTTCGAACTCCAAGACGCGTCCGACGGCGAGCTCGAGGTGTTGCAGCTGTCGAAGgacagcgagagcgagcagcgcgACTGGGCTGACCGGACGGCCGGCGACGGCAACTCGGAGAACCCGCCCGACGAGGAGGACTTCAGCGACTTCGACGAGTTCAGCAGCAACAGCGAGGACAACAACCAGCAGGACGTCGACTCGGCGGACGTCTCCTCCGTCGCCGGCAAGACGGACGACGGGCTCGAGCGCTGCCGCGCCATTTACCAGTACACGGCCAACCTCAACGACGAGCTCACCCTCACTCCCGGCGACCTCATCACCGTTCACGAGAAGCAGGCCGACGGCTGGTGGATCGGCGAGTGCAGGGGCAGGACCGGCATATTCCCCGCCACCTACGTCCAAGTCATCCACTGA
- the LOC103317488 gene encoding pancreatic triacylglycerol lipase has product MAGNCKNLILIGAVQFLVVLSCSLELPFKNPIDMALDPLGSMKNITGIIKDPIKNIANPLEDVKNISNQLPDPFDVVGNISENLPDSLGVVKNISELVATTAVFTRNNVTLNCFGLPIKLFADAVKKMFMQETKAKDVRFYFASRSQPDYVTVLVDDDFSLRETDFDITRPTVVITHGFMSSGKESWLKEMKDAFLKLDDVNVIVVDWQKGSNTWNYFSAAISTRIVGLQIAKLFAQIREVEYASNSSPDVDSWGSLYFVGHSLGSHISAHAALLIRESQAKQENSWIVSRITGLDPAQPCFHTANLTLKLDKDDAPFVDVIHTNARQIYFLGLGLPDQLGFADFYPNGGEIQPGCSDIDTSIWSFLLLPKVAIQESICSHGRSHAFLTESVLNAASANCSFVGFQWNRSKKNIPKVSSGKCVNDFCTEMGINSSAFYPNNSGTFYVPTRASAPFCGKIQFFIYSLLSNTRKIE; this is encoded by the exons atggCGGGTAACtgcaaaaatttgattttgatcgGTGCTGTACAATTTCTGGTTGTACTGTCTTGCAGTCTCGAGTTGCCGTTCAAAAATCCAATAGATATGGCGCTAGATCCATTAGGcagtatgaaaaatataaccGGTATTATTAAGGATCCGATAAAGAACATCGCGAATCCACTTGAGGACGTCAAGAATATAAGCAACCAATTGCCGGATCCATTCGACGTCGTTGGCAACATCAGCGAAAATCTGCCAGATTCACTGGGCGTGGTGAAGAATATCAGCGAGTTGGTAGCTACAACCGCAGTTTTCACGCGGAACAATGTCACTCTCAATTGCTTTGGTCTGCCGATCAAACTATTCGCCGATGCcgtgaaaaaaatgttcatgCAAGAGACGAAGGCCAAAGACGTGCGCTTCTACTTCGCCTCCCGAAGCCAGCCAGATTACGTTACTGTTCTCGTGGATGACGATTTCAGCTTACGTGAGACCGATTTTGACATCACCCGGCCAACTGTCGTAATAACGCACGGTTTCATGTCTAGCGGCAAGGAGTCGTGGCTCAAGGAAATGAAAGATGCCTTCTTAAAATTG GACGACGTGAATGTGATTGTTGTCGACTGGCAAAAAGGGAGCAACACGTGGAACTACTTTTCTGCCGCTATAAGCACGAGGATCGTCGGTCTACAAATAGCAAA ACTTTTTGCCCAAATCCGAGAAGTCGAGTACGCGTCCAACAGTTCGCCCGACGTAGATAGCTGGGGTTCGTTGTACTTTGTTGGCCACAGCTTAGGTTCGCATATCAGTGCGCACGCTGCTCTCCTCATCAGAGAGAGCCAGGCGAAGCAGGAGAACAGTTGGATCGTCAGCAGAATCACCGGCTTGGACCCTGCCCAGCCGTGTTTCCACACGGCCAATCTGACTTTGAAGCTCGACAAAGATGACGCTCCGTTCGTCGATGTCATCCACACGAACGCCAGGCAAATCTATTTCCTGGGACTCGGTCTACCCGATCAATTGG GTTTCGCCGATTTTTACCCCAACGGTGGAGAAATACAACCAGGCTGTTCTGATATCGATACGTCTATTTGGAGTTTCCTGCTATTGCCCAAAGTCG CTATTCAAGAATCGATTTGCAGCCACGGAAGATCGCATGCCTTTTTAACGGAATCAGTGCTCAACGCAGCGAGTGCTAACTGCTCATTTGTTGGATTCCAGTGGAACCGTTCGAAGAAAAATATTCCGAAAGTATCTAGCGGCAAATGTGTTAACGACTTTTGCACGGAAATGGGTATCAATTCCTCGGCATTCTATCCCAATAATTCCGGCACATTTTACGTGCCAACTCGAGCATCTGCGCCGTTTTGCGGTAAGATTCAGTTCTTTATTTATTCGCTGTTATCTAACACGAGGAAAATTGAGTAA